From Ananas comosus cultivar F153 linkage group 8, ASM154086v1, whole genome shotgun sequence, one genomic window encodes:
- the LOC109714314 gene encoding malate dehydrogenase: MAKDPVRVLVTGAAGQIGYALVPMIARGVMLGPDQPVILHMLDIPPAAESLNGVKMELVDAAFPLLKGVVATTDVVEACTGVSIAVMVGGFPRKEGMERKDVMSKNVSIYKSQASALEKHAAPNCKVLVVANPANTNALILKEFAPSISEKNITCLTRLDHNRALGQISERLNVQVSDVKNVIIWGNHSSTQYPDVNHATVKTPSGEKPVRELVADDEWLNGEFITTVQQRGAAIIKARKLSSALSAASAACDHIHDWVLGTPEGTWVSMGVYSDGSYNVPAGLIYSYPVTCRNGEWTIVQGLPIDEFSRQKMDATAQELAEEKALAYSCLS, encoded by the exons ATGGCGAAGGATCCCGTCCGAGTCCTCGTCACCGGCGCCGCAG GCCAAATTGGATATGCACTTGTTCCTATGATTGCTAGAGGAGTGATGCTGGGTCCGGACCAGCCTGTTATCTTGCACATGCTCGATATACCCCCGGCTGCAGAATCGCTTAATGGGGTTAAAATGGAGTTGGTTGATGCAGCATTCCCTCTTCTTAAGG GAGTTGTTGCAACAACTGATGTTGTCGAGGCGTGCACTGGAGTCAGCATAGCCGTTATGGTTGGCGGATTCCCTAGGAAAGAAGGAATGGAAAGGAAAGATGTCATGTCGAAAAACGTTTCAATATACAAATCCCAAGCTTCTGCTCTTGAGAAGCATGCTGCTCCAAATTGCAAG GTGCTGGTTGTGGCTAATCCAGCAAACACCAATGCATTGATCCTGAAAGAGTTTGCTCCGTCAATCTCTGAGAAAAACATCACCTGTCTGACTCGGCTAGACCATAACAGGGCATTGGGTCAGATTTCTGAAAGGCTAAACGTTCAagttagtgatgtaaagaatgttATCATCTGGGGCAATCACTCTTCTACTCAGTATCCTGACGTTAACCATGCCACTGTGAAAACTCCAAGTGGGGAAAAACCTGTTCGTGAACTTGTCGCTGATGATGAGTG GCTTAATGGAGAGTTTATCACGACTGTTCAACAACGTGGTGCTGCGATCATCAAAGCAAGAAAGCTTTCCAGTGCTTTATCTGCTGCTAGTGCCGCTTGTGATCACATCCATGATTGGGTTCTTGGGACACCAGAG GGAACATGGGTTTCCATGGGTGTGTATTCTGATGGTTCATATAATGTGCCGGCTGGACTCATTTACTCTTACCCTGTCACATGCCGTAATGGCGAGTGGACAATTGTTCAAG GTCTCCCAATCGATGAATTTTCGAGGCAGAAAATGGATGCAACAGCTCAGGAATTGGCCGAGGAGAAAGCTCTAGCCTACTCGTGCCTCTCTTAA